Proteins from a genomic interval of Paenibacillus sp. FSL H8-0048:
- a CDS encoding bifunctional folylpolyglutamate synthase/dihydrofolate synthase — protein MEEITRSGAAAPLSSYTEAVDWINSLIPFGIRPGLERIELLMEKLGHPHRKLKFIHVAGTNGKGSTCAFLTSVLIQSGYSVGTFTSPYITKFTNRFQYNGTDIPEETLLALANQLRPLVEEIAGTELGSPTMFEVATALAILYYGEVCYPDVVVWETGLGGRLDVTNIVTPVVSVITNVGHDHTDVLGDTLELIAGEKAGIIKPGVPVVSCVSQPEAVAVLKAKAAATRSTLYLAGEDFSYSGVEQRDGCQHFTFNGPFRGLELDIAMKGEHQLQNAAGAMMALEVLRQYMAFMLEDEDVLEGFRGTFWAGRLEEVSTSPRIILDGAHNPEGAESLAKSLPQFQPYGKLNLLMGMLANKHHESYLKHILPIVDTLILTEPDFRKKMDAEDLQAIAESLRSKYAKENLEIIVERNWGQALQKLQTITADDDLAVVSGTLYLISDVRSTLLRQPDSEKGW, from the coding sequence ATGGAAGAGATCACCCGGAGCGGCGCTGCCGCTCCCTTAAGTTCTTATACAGAAGCGGTAGACTGGATCAACAGTCTGATTCCTTTTGGAATCCGGCCGGGCCTGGAGCGGATAGAGCTTCTAATGGAGAAGCTGGGACATCCGCACCGTAAGCTTAAGTTCATTCATGTGGCCGGGACGAACGGCAAGGGCTCGACCTGCGCCTTTTTGACCTCGGTCCTTATTCAGAGCGGATATTCGGTGGGGACCTTTACCTCTCCCTATATCACGAAGTTCACGAACCGGTTCCAGTACAACGGGACGGATATTCCTGAGGAGACGCTGCTTGCGCTTGCCAATCAGCTGCGTCCGCTGGTAGAGGAGATTGCGGGCACTGAGCTGGGCTCACCGACCATGTTCGAGGTGGCGACGGCGCTGGCGATTCTCTATTACGGCGAAGTCTGTTATCCCGATGTAGTCGTATGGGAGACGGGGCTTGGGGGAAGGCTGGATGTAACGAATATCGTTACTCCGGTGGTGTCGGTCATTACTAACGTGGGACATGACCATACCGATGTGCTGGGAGATACGCTGGAACTGATCGCCGGCGAGAAGGCCGGGATTATTAAGCCGGGCGTTCCAGTAGTCAGCTGTGTGAGCCAGCCCGAAGCTGTAGCTGTATTGAAGGCCAAGGCGGCGGCTACCCGTTCGACACTCTATTTAGCGGGAGAAGACTTCAGCTATAGCGGAGTTGAGCAGCGAGATGGCTGCCAGCACTTCACCTTCAACGGGCCATTCCGGGGGCTTGAGCTGGACATTGCCATGAAAGGCGAACACCAGCTGCAGAATGCAGCCGGAGCAATGATGGCGCTTGAGGTGCTGCGTCAGTATATGGCTTTCATGCTGGAGGACGAGGATGTGCTGGAGGGCTTCCGCGGCACCTTCTGGGCCGGAAGACTGGAGGAAGTGAGCACCTCGCCCAGAATTATTCTGGACGGCGCGCACAATCCGGAAGGGGCTGAGAGCCTCGCAAAGAGCCTTCCGCAGTTCCAGCCTTACGGTAAATTAAATTTGCTCATGGGGATGCTGGCAAATAAGCATCACGAGTCGTATCTCAAGCATATACTGCCTATAGTGGATACGCTCATCCTGACCGAACCGGATTTCCGTAAGAAAATGGACGCGGAAGATCTGCAGGCGATCGCAGAAAGTCTGCGGAGTAAATATGCCAAGGAAAACTTGGAAATCATAGTAGAACGTAATTGGGGCCAAGCGCTGCAGAAGCTGCAGACGATCACAGCGGACGATGACCTCGCAGTTGTGTCCGGAACGCTGTATTTGATTTCTGATGTGCGCAGTACGCTTTTACGGCAACCCGATTCTGAAAAAGGCTGGTGA
- the murC gene encoding UDP-N-acetylmuramate--L-alanine ligase, with the protein MDTTERVHFIGIGGYGMSAIARVMLEMGYTVTGSDVAAQELTEKLIAKGAKVFIGHTAEQVKGADLVVYSTALAADNVEWVEAERLKIPVLHRSQMLARLLNERKGVAVAGAHGKTTTSSMIALVMEDCGVDPTYIIGGEIMNVGTNAKAGQGEFVVAEADESDGSFLQYHPWLGIVTNIEADHLENYGGDFGKLKDAYVQFMNQLREDGTAIVCADDENLKSLLPKVQGKVISYGIESETADYTATDIVLGDRQVSYTMNHGKEVLGRIELSIPGQYNLYNSMAAVISCLKSGIAFEAIAAAIVKFHGAKRRFQVLGEVDEILVIDDYAHHPTEIQATISAAKATGKRIIAVFQPQRYTRTFFLLDAFSRAFSEADEVIITDIYSPAGEKQIEGVTSAKLVELIVQNSNAGARHLPTKEAVLADLQNRIAPGDLVITMGAGDIWKVGYALADSLKSR; encoded by the coding sequence TTGGATACTACTGAACGTGTGCATTTTATAGGGATCGGCGGCTATGGTATGAGCGCGATTGCCCGGGTGATGCTGGAGATGGGATATACAGTTACAGGCTCTGACGTAGCTGCCCAGGAGTTAACGGAGAAATTGATAGCCAAAGGTGCCAAGGTGTTCATCGGGCATACGGCGGAGCAGGTAAAAGGTGCGGATCTGGTCGTCTATTCCACGGCGCTTGCCGCGGATAATGTGGAATGGGTGGAAGCAGAGCGTCTGAAGATACCGGTTCTGCACCGCTCGCAGATGCTGGCCCGGCTGCTGAATGAGCGCAAGGGCGTAGCGGTGGCCGGAGCGCATGGCAAGACTACCACCTCATCCATGATTGCTCTGGTTATGGAAGACTGCGGCGTGGACCCTACCTACATTATCGGCGGGGAGATTATGAATGTCGGCACGAATGCCAAAGCGGGACAAGGGGAATTCGTCGTGGCCGAGGCCGATGAGAGCGACGGCTCGTTCCTGCAATACCATCCTTGGCTGGGAATCGTGACGAACATTGAAGCTGACCATCTGGAGAATTACGGCGGCGACTTCGGCAAGCTGAAGGATGCTTATGTTCAGTTCATGAATCAGCTGCGCGAGGACGGAACAGCTATCGTATGTGCGGATGATGAGAATCTGAAATCCCTGCTGCCTAAGGTGCAAGGTAAAGTGATCAGCTACGGGATCGAATCGGAGACGGCCGATTATACAGCGACTGATATTGTGCTCGGTGACCGCCAGGTATCTTATACCATGAATCATGGAAAAGAGGTATTAGGCCGTATTGAGCTCTCTATTCCGGGACAATACAATCTGTATAACTCCATGGCGGCAGTGATTTCCTGTCTGAAATCGGGCATTGCCTTTGAAGCCATTGCGGCTGCGATTGTGAAGTTCCACGGCGCCAAACGGCGCTTCCAGGTGCTGGGCGAGGTTGACGAGATTCTCGTCATTGATGATTACGCGCATCATCCAACAGAGATTCAGGCTACGATCAGCGCCGCTAAGGCAACAGGCAAACGCATTATCGCCGTGTTCCAGCCGCAGCGCTACACGCGTACCTTCTTCCTGCTGGATGCGTTCAGCCGGGCGTTCAGCGAAGCGGACGAAGTGATTATTACCGATATCTACTCCCCTGCGGGTGAGAAGCAGATAGAGGGCGTCACCTCAGCCAAGCTGGTAGAGCTGATTGTGCAGAACAGCAATGCCGGTGCGCGTCATCTCCCGACCAAGGAAGCTGTGCTGGCAGATCTGCAGAACCGCATTGCTCCCGGTGATCTGGTTATCACAATGGGTGCGGGGGATATCTGGAAGGTCGGTTATGCACTGGCAGACAGCCTGAAGAGCCGGTAA
- a CDS encoding GGDEF domain-containing protein: protein MGFQLDIKSLLYLFILGNLFSGLMITFYRYHFPKDIASSLFIASKWIQVVFWSSILLWDYIPHRIAVPLSNALILAGGGLEIAALLLMMGMLDRRAKLFYLAITAGSILSFVIVALFFNHPNIRVATTSLWVMLFVLYPGCRLTAGPERSPLQKILATVFYAIAAVMLLRSFVALAVEPDMGPLTANPAQYLYYLGMFLMLIGGIAAFILLSNEHSYQKLKRIATYDSLTGILGRRAFLLEAELKLAFAARKREYCSLLLLDLDHFKKVNDTYGHDTGDSVLQDFALTAESTLAGGDLLGRVGGEEFAILLYGQDELSSTHQAEALRETLKEASVHSLPCGYTVSIGIVSVLPDQQTSLNALYKLCDLALYQAKQAGRDRVVRSG from the coding sequence ATGGGCTTTCAGCTTGATATTAAGTCGCTGTTATACTTGTTCATTCTGGGGAATTTATTTTCCGGTCTGATGATTACGTTTTACCGCTACCACTTCCCCAAAGACATTGCCTCCAGTCTATTTATTGCCTCCAAGTGGATTCAGGTGGTCTTCTGGAGCTCCATTCTGCTGTGGGACTATATTCCCCATAGAATTGCTGTACCTCTGAGCAATGCGCTCATTCTGGCCGGCGGAGGGCTGGAGATCGCTGCGCTGCTGCTGATGATGGGCATGCTGGACCGCAGGGCGAAGCTCTTTTATCTGGCAATTACGGCAGGAAGCATACTCAGCTTCGTTATCGTTGCCCTGTTCTTTAACCATCCGAATATACGGGTCGCAACGACCTCATTATGGGTCATGCTGTTTGTGCTCTACCCTGGCTGCCGCTTGACAGCGGGCCCGGAGCGCTCTCCGCTTCAGAAGATACTCGCCACCGTTTTTTATGCGATTGCAGCGGTGATGCTGCTCAGGTCGTTCGTTGCGCTGGCGGTGGAACCGGATATGGGCCCGCTCACGGCTAATCCGGCGCAGTATTTGTATTATCTCGGGATGTTCCTGATGCTGATTGGTGGCATTGCCGCCTTCATCCTGCTCTCCAATGAGCATTCCTACCAGAAGCTGAAGCGTATCGCCACCTATGACAGCCTAACCGGGATTCTGGGCCGCCGGGCCTTCCTGCTGGAAGCCGAACTGAAGCTGGCGTTTGCCGCCAGGAAGCGGGAATATTGTTCCCTGCTGCTGCTGGATCTGGATCATTTCAAAAAAGTGAATGATACCTACGGGCATGACACCGGCGACAGTGTGCTGCAGGATTTCGCCCTTACTGCCGAGAGTACGCTTGCGGGCGGTGACTTGCTCGGACGGGTAGGCGGTGAGGAATTCGCCATTCTGCTGTACGGGCAGGATGAGCTGAGCAGCACCCATCAGGCAGAAGCGCTGCGGGAGACGCTTAAGGAGGCTTCTGTGCACAGCCTGCCCTGCGGGTATACGGTTAGCATTGGTATAGTCTCTGTGCTGCCTGATCAGCAGACCAGCTTGAACGCACTCTACAAGCTTTGTGATCTGGCGCTCTATCAGGCGAAGCAGGCAGGCCGGGACCGTGTGGTCCGGTCCGGGTAA
- a CDS encoding GGDEF domain-containing protein: MTAGLDLKTLLACLFFGNLFTVLLILAYRPSYPKEKTTPLFLTAKILQLAILQLLLLQGIHDIPFVLPSLILLSVAAGTAEILALLKKLEADSERMKQRYYTLAGISAIGLLILYLMHSDVPRLIAVSALTGAILLLYPAYLLSWKVRKTPLQEITGMLYGVAILALLSKASSLFYLPPAGSIAAVWLQSFYYAGIYLLMFLGTAGFMLLSREQSYAELERVATYDELTGVLNRRAFVLRAQPLIAAAAKEMTPFSFMLLDVDHFKQVNDTYGHDTGDRVLQDFARRIERQLGSGDLFGRFGGEEFAVLLHRSDEEDGERIAERLRCSVLGATVEGMPLSYTVSIGLITILSGERVPLGTLYKLSDNALYEAKQRGRNCVVRSDSYKGKVPEAGFLTK, from the coding sequence ATGACCGCCGGCTTGGATTTGAAGACATTGCTGGCTTGTCTTTTTTTCGGCAATCTATTTACGGTTCTGCTTATTCTGGCATACCGGCCCAGTTATCCGAAAGAGAAGACAACCCCGTTGTTCCTGACAGCCAAAATTCTGCAGCTTGCTATTCTGCAGCTGTTGTTATTACAGGGAATTCATGATATTCCGTTCGTGCTTCCAAGTCTTATTCTCTTGAGCGTGGCTGCAGGTACTGCGGAGATTCTGGCTCTGCTGAAGAAGCTTGAAGCCGATTCCGAACGAATGAAGCAGAGGTATTACACGCTGGCGGGGATATCTGCGATAGGTCTGCTCATACTCTACCTGATGCATTCGGATGTCCCCCGTCTGATTGCAGTATCTGCACTTACGGGTGCGATTCTGCTGCTCTATCCGGCTTATCTGTTATCCTGGAAGGTCAGAAAGACCCCGCTGCAGGAAATTACGGGTATGCTGTACGGCGTGGCGATCCTCGCTCTGCTCAGTAAGGCCAGCAGCCTGTTCTATCTTCCGCCGGCAGGCTCGATTGCAGCGGTGTGGCTGCAGAGCTTTTACTATGCCGGGATCTATCTGCTGATGTTCCTCGGAACTGCGGGCTTCATGCTGCTCTCCCGGGAACAGTCCTATGCGGAGCTGGAGCGTGTGGCAACGTATGATGAGCTGACGGGCGTCTTGAACCGCAGGGCCTTCGTGCTGCGCGCCCAGCCTCTGATTGCTGCCGCGGCCAAGGAGATGACGCCCTTCTCGTTCATGCTGCTGGATGTGGACCATTTCAAGCAGGTGAATGACACCTATGGCCATGATACGGGAGACCGGGTGCTGCAGGATTTCGCCCGCAGAATTGAGCGCCAGCTTGGCAGCGGAGATCTCTTCGGAAGATTCGGGGGCGAGGAATTCGCGGTGCTGCTGCACCGGTCGGATGAGGAAGACGGTGAACGAATAGCGGAACGGCTGCGTTGCTCTGTGCTTGGTGCGACGGTCGAAGGCATGCCGCTGTCCTATACAGTCAGCATCGGTCTGATTACGATTCTTTCAGGTGAACGAGTGCCGCTAGGCACCTTATACAAACTGAGCGACAACGCTCTATACGAGGCGAAGCAGCGGGGCAGGAACTGCGTGGTCAGGAGTGACAGCTACAAGGGGAAGGTGCCGGAAGCCGGTTTTCTGACGAAATAG
- a CDS encoding glycosyltransferase family 4 protein, with product MKEPLLFISAENPYPQDSGGKLRTGNILKLLLGKYEVELITYANSRKTGTLEGLPSLTVHEVERTVTYRKALLRSLYTWRNCSYMSHVDVDMKAKIIELCSRNSYGHVFISHSLLGCCIDIVQRCLPDTVIITDAHNFESGLSAQLAGGKKGIAKVYYSLNAVWTRQDELRLMDKTNLLLTTSEEDALAFKALAPSQAEKVHVIPNFIRMEDYRTKTQLPKEKWIILPGNMNYFPNINAALYFYREVYPLVKASVPDIQWYIVGRDVHPELAALALEDSSIVITGYVDSVADYIRKAQVVIAPLLEGSGTRLKILEAWALRTPVVSSSKGAEGLLYEHSQNIMIADDPVSFADSVTLLLQDHERGIVLADRAYETLLVNYEAESVKDKLLRLV from the coding sequence ATGAAGGAACCGTTGCTATTCATTTCTGCAGAGAATCCATATCCGCAGGATAGCGGGGGCAAGCTGAGAACAGGCAATATTCTGAAGCTTCTGCTCGGCAAATATGAGGTAGAGCTCATCACCTATGCCAATTCCCGGAAGACAGGGACGCTGGAGGGACTTCCGTCACTTACAGTGCATGAAGTAGAGCGTACGGTCACCTACCGCAAAGCGCTTCTCCGTTCCCTGTATACCTGGCGGAACTGCTCGTATATGAGCCATGTGGATGTGGACATGAAGGCGAAGATTATAGAGCTCTGCAGCCGGAATTCCTACGGTCATGTATTCATTTCGCACAGCCTGCTGGGCTGCTGCATCGACATTGTACAGCGCTGCCTGCCTGACACTGTGATCATTACCGATGCGCATAATTTCGAGAGCGGATTGTCTGCACAGCTGGCAGGCGGGAAAAAGGGGATCGCCAAGGTCTATTATTCCCTTAATGCTGTATGGACGCGCCAGGATGAGCTGAGGCTGATGGACAAGACGAATCTGCTGCTGACCACTTCGGAAGAGGATGCTCTGGCCTTCAAGGCACTGGCCCCCAGCCAGGCAGAGAAGGTCCATGTCATTCCCAATTTCATACGTATGGAGGATTACCGGACCAAGACGCAGCTGCCCAAGGAGAAATGGATTATTCTTCCGGGTAATATGAACTACTTCCCTAACATTAACGCAGCCCTCTACTTCTACCGTGAGGTATATCCTCTGGTTAAGGCGAGCGTGCCGGATATCCAGTGGTATATTGTCGGACGGGACGTACACCCGGAATTAGCGGCGCTCGCCTTGGAGGATTCCTCTATCGTCATTACCGGGTATGTGGACAGTGTGGCGGATTATATACGTAAGGCGCAGGTAGTCATAGCTCCGCTCCTGGAAGGCAGCGGGACAAGGCTGAAAATTCTGGAGGCCTGGGCCCTGAGGACCCCTGTCGTATCCAGTTCCAAAGGGGCAGAAGGGCTGCTCTATGAGCATTCGCAGAATATTATGATTGCCGATGACCCGGTTTCCTTTGCCGACAGTGTGACACTGCTGCTTCAGGATCATGAAAGAGGAATAGTGCTCGCGGACCGTGCATACGAGACTCTGCTGGTAAATTATGAGGCGGAAAGTGTTAAGGATAAGCTGCTTCGTCTGGTCTGA
- a CDS encoding glycosyltransferase — MRERMLFLSARSHTPEDREGDIRTENFLDMLLERFDIDLLEYCHHRRETQILRSPALTVHQVKRPASSRRSLLFPLNRLRTDASMLGNDKSLRAVISELCSQHAYSHVFVSYAMLGNGLDLVASLLPEAVIVTDARRAGGIRLQGRAAVKRGISTGYRKLNDALIRREERRLMNKTSLLLAASEEEALSFKALSFADAGKVHVVPPYVDLSAPPYAAPGDTAKDNSIVLHWDMHSTNGKNAALVFFKKVYPLIRAAVPDTRCCIISSEVHAEVAAAAEKNSSILIIREAMQTADYIRRARAVVASCCEDCGSQSSILEAWALRTPVVSTPKGSEELICEPGRNILLAGTTAGTADHLIRLLTSPELGSIIADQAYRTLSRHYAADGVKAKLLSLV, encoded by the coding sequence ATGAGAGAGAGAATGTTGTTCCTTTCTGCCCGGAGTCACACGCCGGAAGACCGGGAGGGAGACATCAGAACAGAGAATTTCCTTGATATGCTGCTGGAGCGGTTTGATATTGATCTGCTGGAGTATTGCCACCACCGCCGCGAGACGCAAATTCTGCGCAGTCCTGCCCTGACCGTGCATCAGGTGAAGCGGCCTGCGTCCAGCCGCAGAAGCCTGCTGTTTCCGCTGAACAGACTACGTACGGATGCCTCGATGCTCGGCAATGACAAGTCGCTGCGGGCGGTAATTAGCGAGTTGTGCAGCCAGCACGCCTACAGCCATGTGTTTGTCTCCTATGCCATGCTCGGCAACGGGCTGGACCTGGTCGCTTCGCTGCTTCCTGAAGCTGTTATCGTCACCGATGCCCGGCGTGCAGGCGGCATACGGCTGCAGGGACGGGCGGCTGTCAAGCGGGGAATCAGCACAGGCTACCGCAAGCTGAACGATGCGCTGATCCGCCGGGAAGAGCGCCGGTTAATGAACAAGACCAGCCTCCTGCTGGCCGCTTCAGAAGAAGAGGCACTGTCCTTTAAGGCGTTATCCTTTGCCGACGCAGGCAAGGTGCATGTAGTTCCTCCGTACGTTGATCTGAGCGCCCCGCCGTATGCGGCTCCCGGAGATACTGCCAAGGATAACTCCATCGTTCTGCACTGGGACATGCATTCCACTAACGGCAAGAATGCAGCGCTGGTGTTCTTCAAGAAGGTATATCCGCTGATTCGGGCGGCAGTGCCGGATACCCGCTGCTGCATTATCAGCAGTGAGGTGCATGCTGAGGTCGCAGCTGCCGCCGAGAAGAACTCTTCTATTCTAATCATCAGAGAAGCTATGCAGACAGCCGATTATATCCGCAGGGCCAGAGCTGTGGTTGCTTCATGCTGTGAGGACTGCGGCAGTCAGAGCAGCATTCTGGAGGCCTGGGCCCTCCGCACGCCGGTGGTCAGCACCCCGAAGGGCTCGGAGGAGCTGATCTGCGAGCCGGGGCGGAACATTCTGCTGGCAGGAACAACGGCGGGCACTGCCGATCATCTGATCAGGCTGCTGACGTCGCCGGAGCTTGGTTCTATTATTGCGGATCAGGCCTACCGTACGCTCAGCAGGCATTATGCCGCAGACGGAGTGAAGGCGAAGCTGCTTAGTCTGGTGTAA
- a CDS encoding SPOR domain-containing protein, which translates to MNNGRMTFRFDGDQGRQRTEKAALRVVNETGVVLEDKGTYKVQPGGGKASSYTKADEYIVDLEKVELPRPLETAYMKPPGAGRRKPKAPEDDYDLGLYSVVRPASARNLWEQREDSEEDSPYGGADEQGLLHSTDDHYPLYEDNRESATDSYEQSGAHRDSYGGSYHTHRPSYWWKFALSITGALGTGILLGYAALSFITGGTGETAEAPGNAEVKAGITQGQKAATSTNAADITGVPAEQTGEAVSAQIPVQVAPQSYYLLQYGVFSTPAGAEQARQELLTAGLAAGLDPADGNRVYAGMSPDREQAKLLSNGLKGQGIELYVREVALPAVNQVRYTGTAAAVDSYFALSSQLLSRLSSLSASLLGGGSSGDAGGAVSDLHMQWTQAVKALEPGLTPEGQGIADGLEKSMSQGIAALNEYNKNKAEGLLWEVQEAMMSFLTGQKSLLSAMS; encoded by the coding sequence TTGAATAACGGAAGAATGACTTTCCGCTTCGACGGGGACCAGGGCAGGCAGCGGACAGAGAAGGCAGCGCTCCGGGTGGTGAACGAAACCGGTGTTGTTCTTGAGGATAAGGGGACTTACAAGGTACAGCCCGGGGGGGGGAAGGCATCCTCCTATACCAAGGCCGATGAATATATTGTGGATCTGGAGAAGGTGGAGTTGCCCCGGCCATTAGAGACAGCTTACATGAAGCCCCCGGGCGCCGGCCGCCGGAAACCGAAAGCTCCTGAGGATGACTATGATTTGGGACTGTATTCTGTTGTCCGTCCTGCTTCTGCAAGGAATCTGTGGGAACAGAGGGAAGACTCGGAGGAGGATTCCCCCTATGGAGGGGCGGATGAACAAGGTTTGCTGCATTCAACAGACGACCACTATCCGCTGTATGAAGATAACCGTGAATCTGCTACAGACAGTTATGAGCAATCCGGCGCTCACCGGGATAGCTACGGCGGCTCTTATCATACCCACCGTCCCTCGTATTGGTGGAAGTTCGCACTGTCCATAACTGGAGCGCTGGGAACGGGGATTCTGCTCGGATACGCAGCCTTGTCGTTCATCACAGGAGGGACGGGGGAGACTGCTGAAGCTCCCGGCAATGCGGAGGTTAAGGCGGGAATCACTCAGGGGCAGAAGGCGGCAACCAGCACTAATGCAGCAGACATAACGGGCGTGCCTGCTGAGCAGACGGGAGAAGCGGTGAGCGCGCAGATTCCGGTTCAGGTTGCGCCCCAGAGCTATTATCTGCTGCAATATGGCGTGTTCAGCACACCGGCAGGAGCGGAGCAAGCCCGGCAGGAGCTCTTGACCGCCGGCCTTGCCGCAGGTCTTGACCCGGCAGACGGCAACCGTGTGTACGCCGGAATGTCTCCTGACCGTGAACAGGCCAAACTGCTTAGCAATGGGCTCAAGGGCCAAGGCATCGAGCTGTATGTGAGAGAAGTGGCTTTGCCCGCTGTGAATCAGGTCCGCTATACCGGAACGGCAGCGGCAGTAGACAGCTACTTCGCGCTCAGCAGCCAGCTGTTAAGCAGGCTGAGCAGCTTGTCCGCTTCCCTGCTTGGCGGGGGGAGCAGCGGGGACGCTGGCGGAGCGGTAAGCGATCTCCATATGCAGTGGACCCAGGCAGTCAAGGCACTGGAGCCGGGCCTCACACCGGAAGGGCAGGGAATCGCTGACGGGCTGGAGAAATCCATGAGCCAGGGGATAGCCGCCCTGAACGAATACAATAAGAATAAGGCGGAGGGGCTGCTCTGGGAGGTGCAGGAGGCCATGATGAGCTTCCTGACCGGCCAGAAAAGCCTGTTGTCCGCCATGAGCTGA
- a CDS encoding DUF4321 domain-containing protein, translating to MKKKNVGTLLLFLILGWLAGAWIAKLLEPVRALSFLTASTVLKWSPQADLDIITYDITIHLKLCLLSLAGIITAVWLYRRL from the coding sequence ATGAAGAAGAAAAATGTAGGAACACTGCTGTTATTTCTTATTCTGGGCTGGCTGGCCGGAGCCTGGATTGCCAAGCTGCTGGAACCTGTACGGGCTCTGTCTTTTCTTACAGCTTCGACTGTTCTCAAGTGGTCGCCGCAAGCCGATTTAGACATCATAACCTATGACATCACAATCCATTTGAAACTGTGCCTGCTCAGTCTTGCCGGAATTATTACAGCCGTATGGCTGTACCGCAGGCTGTAG
- a CDS encoding Maf family protein codes for MEHDNSRHIILASGSPRRRELLASLGLPFEVLSSDADESTPPEWNPEAIVRNLALRKAEAVVPVAGDRDAVIIGSDTIVVLDGMVLGKPADEQDSARMLEMLQGRTHQVYTGVACIGSAEGRTLVDHRVTSVTMRAMSEEEISAYIATGEPADKAGSYAIQGLGATLVEEIEGCYFNVVGLPLSLLSGMLSGFGISVLNR; via the coding sequence GTGGAGCATGACAATTCACGGCATATTATTCTGGCTTCAGGTTCACCGCGGCGGCGTGAGCTGTTAGCCTCGCTTGGACTGCCTTTCGAGGTGCTGTCCAGTGATGCTGATGAGAGTACACCGCCCGAATGGAATCCTGAAGCTATTGTACGGAATCTGGCTCTGCGTAAGGCAGAAGCTGTGGTTCCTGTTGCCGGAGACCGTGATGCCGTTATTATCGGCAGCGACACGATTGTTGTGCTTGACGGAATGGTGCTCGGCAAGCCGGCGGATGAGCAGGACAGCGCCAGAATGCTGGAGATGCTGCAAGGCCGGACGCATCAGGTATACACCGGGGTGGCCTGCATCGGTTCCGCAGAGGGACGTACCCTGGTAGATCATAGGGTAACCTCTGTAACTATGAGAGCAATGAGCGAAGAGGAAATCTCCGCCTACATAGCGACCGGGGAGCCTGCCGACAAAGCCGGCTCTTACGCGATACAAGGACTGGGCGCCACCCTGGTGGAAGAAATTGAAGGCTGCTATTTTAACGTGGTCGGTCTGCCGCTGTCACTGCTGAGCGGCATGTTGTCCGGGTTTGGCATTTCAGTGCTGAACCGGTAA
- the radC gene encoding RadC family protein, with product MESQTFMLRDLPHEERPRERMMHYGAESLSQAELLAILLRTGAHRESALLIAQRLLSHAGGLRGLADLSIEELTTINGIGPVKAVQLKAGIELGRRMANSRLTEPVIIRSPQDAAEILTEQLRYLQKEHFICLFLNTKNHVIAQETLSMGSLNASIVHPREVFRAAMKCSSAAIICAHNHPSGDPTPSPEDISLTARLMQAGEIVGIDVLDHLVIGDGSYVSLKEKGYM from the coding sequence ATGGAGTCGCAAACATTTATGCTGCGTGACCTCCCCCATGAAGAACGACCACGAGAGCGCATGATGCATTATGGGGCGGAATCATTAAGTCAAGCGGAGCTTCTGGCTATTCTGCTGCGCACAGGTGCGCACCGTGAATCAGCCCTTCTTATCGCCCAGCGGCTCTTGAGCCATGCAGGCGGTCTCCGCGGACTGGCGGATCTGAGCATTGAAGAATTGACAACAATCAACGGCATCGGCCCTGTCAAGGCCGTGCAACTCAAAGCAGGCATAGAGCTGGGAAGACGCATGGCGAATTCCCGGCTTACCGAACCGGTTATTATCCGCAGTCCCCAGGACGCGGCGGAGATTCTGACCGAACAGCTGCGTTATTTGCAGAAGGAGCATTTTATCTGCCTGTTCCTGAATACGAAGAATCATGTTATTGCGCAGGAAACATTGTCCATGGGTAGCCTTAATGCCTCCATTGTGCATCCCCGCGAGGTGTTCCGGGCAGCCATGAAATGCAGCAGCGCAGCAATTATATGCGCACATAATCATCCGAGCGGTGATCCTACGCCGAGCCCTGAAGACATCTCCCTGACCGCAAGGCTGATGCAGGCAGGCGAGATTGTCGGCATTGATGTGCTGGATCATCTGGTGATCGGAGACGGCAGCTACGTAAGTTTGAAAGAGAAAGGCTACATGTAA